Part of the Phoenix dactylifera cultivar Barhee BC4 unplaced genomic scaffold, palm_55x_up_171113_PBpolish2nd_filt_p 000578F, whole genome shotgun sequence genome is shown below.
AATTGGGAAATCTCTTGCCCTTGATTCACTGCAATCTATGTAATAACAAGCTTTCTGGTTCCCTTCCTGAGGAGATCGGAAATCTCTCCTCGCTCGCAGAACTGGTGTTGTATACCAATAACTTAACAGGTCCATTGCCTCATTCCATCGGCAAACTCAAGAACCTGACCATCTTTCGAGCAGGGCAGAATATGATCTCTGGAAGCTTACCTGTCGAGATAAGTGAATGCCAGAACTTGCAGGTGCTTGGACTTGCTCAAAACCAGCTAGGTGATGAGATCCCTAAAGAACTCGGGAAGCTGAGGCGCTTGACTGAACTGATTCTTTGGGCCAATCAACTGTCTGGAGTTATCCCCCAGGAGCTTGGAAACTGTTCAAGCCTTCAGACCCTTGCGCTATACCAGAATAATCTAGTGGGCCATATACCTGTGGAGATTGGGAACCTGAAGAATTTAGAGAAGTTATATCTGTACAGGAATGGATTGAATGGGACGATCCCAAAGGAGATTGGGAATCTTACTCTGGCAACAGAAGTAGACTTCTCGGAGAATATGTTGACTGGAGAAATACCAGCAGAGTTAAGCAACATAAAGGGCTTGCACCTGCTCTACCTCTTCCAGAACCAGCTGAAAGGTTTTATCCCGACTGAGCTGTGTGGACTCAAGAATTTGACTAAGCTTGATCTTTCAATCAACTACCTCACTGGCCCCATCCCTAATAGTTTGCAGTATCTGACTGAGCTGATCCAGTTACAACTCTTTGATAACATGCTGTCTGGTAGCATTCCTCGGAGGCTTGGGGTGTATAGTCCACTTTGGGTGGTTGATTTTTCAGACAACCACCTCACTGGGCAAATACCAAGACATCTTTGCAGACATTCTAATCTTATTTTGTTGAACCTATGGTCGAACAAGCTGACAGGAAACATCCCAACTGGTATCACAAATTGCAAATCCTTGGTGCAGCTTCGTTTAGGCGGGAACAGCCTCACAGGCAGCTTCCCCTCTGAACTGTGCAATCTGGTAAACCTAAGTACCATTGAGCTAGGTCAGAACAAGTTTAGTGGTCCCATTCCTCCAGAGATAGGGAACTGTAAAGCTTTGCAAAGGCTTAACATTCCCTGCAACTTTTTTGCTTCTGAGTTGCCAGGAGAGATCGCTAATCTATCACGGCTGGTTGTCTTTAACATTTCATCTAACAGATTTGGAGGAAGAATACCTATATTGATTTTCAACTGTACAAAGCTCCAGAGACTTGATATCAGCCAGAATCGCTTTGTGGGCACATTACCAAATGAAGTTGGAAACCTCCTGCAGTTGGAATTGCTGATTCTTTCTGATAATAGGCTATCTGGAAATATACCCTTGATTTTAGGACAGCTTTCTCGTTTGACAGAGTTGCAGATGGGTGGTAATCAGTTTAGTGGTAGAATCCCAGAGGAATTAGGTGGACTTTCAAGCTTGCAAATTGCAATGAATCTCAGCTATAACAATCTTTCTGGGTCTATGCCACAAGAACTTGGAAATCTTGCTCTATTGGAATTTCTTTTACTCAATAATAATCACTTAACTGGTGAAATCCCATCCACATTTGCAAACTTATCCAGTTTACTTGGTCTTAATGTCTCGTACAACAATCTCACTGGTCCTCTTCCCCAGATTTCTTTGTTTCAAAACATGCCCTTGAGCAGCTTTGTAGGAAATAAAGGGCTTTGCGGTGGACCTCTTGGTGAATGTGTTGGATCTCCATCTTCGTCTACTCCATCATCATTGAGAACAAGAACCCCCTTGGGGAAGATCATTGCTATAATCGCTGCTGCTGTTGGAGGGATTTCACTTGTTCTTATTGCTGTGATTGTATATTTTATGAGAAGACCGCTTGAGACTGTCGCTCCTTTGCAGGACAAGCAGCTTTCTTCTGCAGCATCAAGCATGTAC
Proteins encoded:
- the LOC120106609 gene encoding probable leucine-rich repeat receptor-like protein kinase At5g63930; translated protein: MPEFSKSETDFSFAVLDFVLLVVFLSLCSSQGLNMEGQYLLELKSQMTDDLHYLDSWNPKDQTPCGWKGVTCTFGYDPVVYSLDLNSMNLSGAISPSIGGLVHLTYLDLSFNGFSGRIPAEIGNCSKLKTLILNNNNFEGEIPPELGNLLPLIHCNLCNNKLSGSLPEEIGNLSSLAELVLYTNNLTGPLPHSIGKLKNLTIFRAGQNMISGSLPVEISECQNLQVLGLAQNQLGDEIPKELGKLRRLTELILWANQLSGVIPQELGNCSSLQTLALYQNNLVGHIPVEIGNLKNLEKLYLYRNGLNGTIPKEIGNLTLATEVDFSENMLTGEIPAELSNIKGLHLLYLFQNQLKGFIPTELCGLKNLTKLDLSINYLTGPIPNSLQYLTELIQLQLFDNMLSGSIPRRLGVYSPLWVVDFSDNHLTGQIPRHLCRHSNLILLNLWSNKLTGNIPTGITNCKSLVQLRLGGNSLTGSFPSELCNLVNLSTIELGQNKFSGPIPPEIGNCKALQRLNIPCNFFASELPGEIANLSRLVVFNISSNRFGGRIPILIFNCTKLQRLDISQNRFVGTLPNEVGNLLQLELLILSDNRLSGNIPLILGQLSRLTELQMGGNQFSGRIPEELGGLSSLQIAMNLSYNNLSGSMPQELGNLALLEFLLLNNNHLTGEIPSTFANLSSLLGLNVSYNNLTGPLPQISLFQNMPLSSFVGNKGLCGGPLGECVGSPSSSTPSSLRTRTPLGKIIAIIAAAVGGISLVLIAVIVYFMRRPLETVAPLQDKQLSSAASSMYISPKEGFTFQDLVAATNNFDEGFVIGRGACGTVYRAVMQSGLTVAVKKLASNREGSNTDNSFHAEILTLGKIRHRNIVKLYGFCNHQSSNFLLYEYMSRGSLGELLHRGSSSSLDWDTRYMIALGAAEGLSYLHHDCKPRIIHRDIKSNNILLDENFEAHVGDFGLAKLIDMPYSKSMSAVAGSYGYIAPEYAYTMKVTEKCDIYSYGVVLLELLTGRTPVQPLDQGGDLVTWVRNYIKNNSLTPGILDGKLNLKDKNAVDHMITVLKIALLCTRMSPFDRPPMRQVVLMLIESKERAGGFASSPVSDLSPKDNHS